The following nucleotide sequence is from Aquarana catesbeiana isolate 2022-GZ linkage group LG08, ASM4218655v1, whole genome shotgun sequence.
TCTGCACTCATTAGGAGATTTTTTGTACTCTAAAGGTGACAATGAgctctctcctgtgtgagatccttCATGGCCCAAAGAAGATTCATTGAGATTTGATGGATCTGTTGACGTATCGGTTCTGTGAGATCCCAGAAGGATATCCGGAGTAACAGTATGTGATTGACccgaagattcctcaggattagacgGATCCATTGACCTCTCTAAGGGGTAAGGTCTGTTATGTGTACTTTGAGTATTGAGATTTACTTCTGGAGAATATTGTGCAATATCACCGTTTTCGGCGTTATAATATGGAGATAAAATAAAATGTCCCTCAGAACTTTTCCTGTTCGGAACATAGTGTCCATCTGTTgggaagcaagttttttttttaaattgtaagtaTTTTGTCTCTATAATACAGTCACTCAGTATAATTTGCTCTAGCACTGAACAGTTTAAAAGGACCGGCATGGTAAGTTCaatgaatggagatggacctttcatatggtgtacagtatctcctcctcatttgttgtgaacatgaccttatattgaggaatggagatggacctttcatatggtgtacagtatctccacctcatttgttgtgaacatgaccttatattgaggaatggagatggacctttcatatggtgtacagtatctcctcctcatttgttgggaacatgacattatattgaggaatggagatggacctttcatatggtgtacagtatctcctcctcatttgttgggaacatgacattatattgaggaatggagatggacctttcatatggtgtacagtatctcctcctcatttgttgggaacatgacgttatattgaggaatggagatggacctttcatatggtgtacagtatctcctcctcatttgttgggaacatgacattatattgagaaaTGGAGATGGacatttcatatggtgtacagtatcttgaTATCATTTGTTGGGTAGTGTGGAAACACACTGATTACATTATTTGTGAAGACCATAGATTTCTTTACTATATTGTGTACAATACCTCCACCTCATTTTTTTTGGAAACATGATCCCTATACACTGCCAAATTTCtgacccttgtttttttttaaaaatatgctcCTTAATGTTACTTACTTGTGTCCGTtagtagagaagattcctcctggTTGCTTTCAACAATTCTCTCCCCCTCCTGCATAGACTGCTGATCTGCACTCACCAacgtttcttcttcttcctctttaacttcagctttgaTTTCTTttagttcttcaccctaaaccccaaagatgacagaatacatttataaaaagaTACAAGAAAATAATATTGTAGAATAATATCAAAGTTTAGAATTACTTTATAGTTTCTTTGTCTCAGTCCTCCATCTACCTGATCATGGTGTGTATAGCTGTGATCTTCCTTTATGAAATCCCAGGAGTAcaaaggacctccttcctccatagACCGCTGATCTCCACTCACTGACGTCTCTTCTGATTCCTCTTTATCCTCAATTTTGATGTCTTTTAGTTCTTcaacctaaaccccaaagatgttAGAATAGATTTCTAAAAAGAGCAAGAGATTACATAGAAGAATGTCCTCTCATGGCTTAGAATTTTTTAGGCCTACCTGCTCAGtaccatctacctgatgatggtgagtgATGGTTTCATCTTCccgtgtggaatcccgggaatacagaggacggggacatctctctggtgggttcccattactggatccatctgtaggaaacacacacactgactgaatatattgtttctatgtgtttatcagatgatgggggatctaggtggaccctccgtactgctctctcctttacaataaagtctcctcttacccggtgatgtgaggggcggctgattctccatcatgacgtccttgtagagatccttgtgtccttctaaatactcccactcctccatggagaaatagacagtgacatcctgacaccttataggaacctgacacacacaatgatacagtcaccatccagacacatcccttgtctgttactggataatgtcccagaattcccgacaCCGCttacctctcctgtcagcagctcagtgATCTTCTtagtgacttctagaatcttcttggcactggttacctctgttgtcaggcagtgaggtgAAGGCACTGTGATGCAGTTTGTCCTGTGAAGATGGCTGCTGGGTGTTAATGGATCACCAGATATTTTCTTCACTATTTTATAATCCTGTATATAGAGAGAAAGTTATAATTATCACTACagacttcccagaatcctcctcacctctccggtcaggtctgtgttttattaatggaGATAAGAGTGAtgccatgtgacctcccagaatcctcctcacctctcctgtcagcagatagatgatctccagggtgaggttcaatATCCCCTCAGTCACATGGGTTTGgtctccatccatcttcactgatgtggtcatgtgatctatacagGACTCTCCTCTCTGTAGACGGATAATAAACTGAGAATTATCTGGATTGTACTGGGGTGAAAAAtgtctgcacagagttctgacatcTCAGACTGCttcttatattatattattagtcTTACTTATCAATCTCGAGTGAAAATTCGAGACTCTCTTTAATGTACAACTCTAACAACAAAATCTGGGAAACCTGGTTGGGTTCCCAACAAAGAACCTGAGAATATTTAGGGGGGTACAGCTCTATCCTTATGTAAGTTGTTGTACTGCCATCTGTGGGACCAGTCTAGGTGAGTAATATGGCCTGACCTTTCAGCACTGTTCTGAGTTGAGTCTGTAGGATCATATGTTATATTCCTTTTGTTTTCTTGGAAGTTGGGGTGAGAGCAGagttgggacaaggggtgggcaggaggggaggctgccctgggcgcaagaGTTTACTGTAAGGATGGGGCACCtctcttctgttacaaggctgggcAGTTTGGGATCTTTGCCCTGggctctggatgaccttgtcccaacacTGGGTGAGAGAGTCACTTGAGTCCTCCAGCAAGATATTATTTCACAGGAGTGATCTTAGCATAAGGTCTATGAGACTGGTCAAGCCCTGAATTTTCTATACTGGAGTCTCCTGATTTTTAATTATTCTTTGCCCTGCATTAAATCTTAAGATATTTGGCTCTGTGCTCTGATTTATCAAATAGTTGTTTCACACACTAGGTATCTTTTTCTTTGGTTGCTGTTTAATTTGACATCTGATGTGGATTGTGCACCAGAATGTTAACTTTGAAAATTTGTGAACCTGACTGGAGATGTATATAATTTTCTTCCGTCTGTGTCTCGGTGCACTGAGCAGTACTATTGTTTAGGGTATTATAAGCCCAGGGATGAGTACATACCAGACATTCGTCTCTGGGTGCATACTGCCTTAAACATTAGTACACCGTCCAGCCACAGCAGCCTCTCCTTGAGTTTTACAGGCAGTGGGGCTGGATGGTACACCTATGCCTTTCCCCTGCACCTAAACTCTGGTGCCTCATGCATTTGGCCTAAGCGCCTAGTGTGCATAGGGCATTAATCTTTTTGACTATGTACCAAGCTCCTGCCTGATATACTGGAGGAGGGTTGGAATCAGGTGGTTTGAAGCTGTTATCCAATAGAGCACCTGCTATTGTAGAGCTGAAGATTGACCAAAGGTCTAGAACATGGATTCCTAACCAAAGTGGTCCATGGATGGGTCTGTAAGGGTCagataaaaaaaatctgtgtatcAAGTTTCTACCCAAAATCCTGGAGGAGAGGTGGAAAGTCCCAGGTAAATTGAAGCTGTAATCCTTTTAGGGGTGCTGTATTGGAGCTCAATAGTGACCAAAGTGCTAGGGCAGGGGGTTTTGACCTATGGTCCATGAATAGGTTTTAAGGCGTCTGTGAGGGTCAGATAACAAATGACTGTTTTTCAAGTTCCTGCCCGATAGGTGTAATGTCCTAGGTATTTTAAAGCTGTGATCCCATTTTGGTGTGCTGTTGTGGAGGTCAAGAGTGACCAAAGGGCTAGGACAGAGGTTTTTAACCTGGGGTCCATGGACCTCTAAATGGTCTGTGGATGGGTTTCAGGGGGTCAAATAAAGACAAATCTGTGTATCAAGTTCCTGCCAGATATACTGGCGGAGAGTGGAAAGTCCCAGGTGATTTGAAGCTGTAATTCCATTTTGGGGTGCTGTTGTGGAGCTCAAGACCGACCAAAGGGTTAGGACAGGGGCTTTTAACCTGGGGTCCATGAACCTCTAAATGGTCCGTGGATGGGTTTCAGGGGGTCCGTGAGGGTCAGATAAAGAAAAATCTGTATATCAAGTTCCTGCCCGATAGGTGGACACTCTTAGGCAATTTGAAGCTGTAATCCAATGTAGGAGTGCTGCTGTGGAGCTCAAGAGTGACCAGAAGGCTAGGACAGGGTTTTTTAACCTGGGGTCCATGGACCCCTAAGTAGTCCATGGATGGGTTTCAGGGGGTCTGTGAGGGTCAGAAAAAGCATAACATTGACATTCACTATACagccctctccttttctcaatcaaTGGTTTCCCATTGAAACAAATTAAAGAAAGCACACCGTGCCTCTGCCTATAGCGTAAACCGCTAAGCATCTCTTGACTCTATGTTGGCTCATGTTTACCATTTAAATTTGTATAACAGTGGGGGTCCATCACTTTCATCAGATTCTTAAAGTGGTATGCGACTCAAAAAACATTAAGAACCACTGGGCTAGGAGGAAGAAGACCAGCGCTGGGTGATTGCTGTTACTACAGGCGATTACCTGGAGAACTGATGATCGGGAGGCTGTAACACAAGGGTCTGGCGTTTCCGGTGAGTGCCGAATCTGATGGGCATTTTGGTGTAACTGACAGCATGTCAGTTgaagtattatttttattattatctggtAACCCCGGAGTGGGTGGGTGAACTCCAGTTGGACGTCGGTACATACAAGCCAGATGTTGATATTTGTCAACTGAAATGTGATCCAAAGGCCATATTCACCCTCCAACTTACCTTGTACCTTCGtacatgtttttgttgtttttttgtttacaaaattgttatctcgTGTGCAACTTTTTCAAAGTTACATTACGTGTTCCACAACCACCCAATCCTTTTTCCTAAATATATTTGTATGTGCTGGTGAcaaaagaaaatggaggaagaggacggacatgacggggggttactgggtgtaaatataaaataatatcttattacctcctccagttccagcaacgtctcctctccACTTTCTCCAAACTCATCTATCACTTAGAACTTCCTGGTTATAaagctacatcacttcctgtctgcagaagacatcacttcctgtctgcgcCTCCTATCACTTCCTGTGTGTGCGTTCCACCTACAATGCGTAGGATCACCCTCTGTGGAGAATATAAAAACTGCAGCCTGTGTTGTATTTCAGTACTTTGACAGCTCGTATACACTGTGAGAAAATTGGCCGATCAGCTGGTTTTCCTCCACGTTTCACAGCAAGACGCAACCGAGGATAGAAATAATGTAGGGAAATTCTCATACGACAACGGCTTTTTTTCGGTTGTTTCGGGTCGGGTCATGCGCAGTCTTTCATATCTGATATTTCTCGTACGAAATTTTAAATGAGAATCTTTTGTTCTGTTCTCAAAAATGTGGGCGTTTGTCCCTTTGAAAAATTTCATTCGGAAAGGTCAGGATCGGCTGTTGAATGTTGTGTACACGCTATCAGAAAATTGTATGATCGTTCCTTGGACAAAAATTTTCTccagattttcttatagtgtgtagggggcattaggtGTCCTTCAAAATGTTTTCTTATTCCGTAAATGCTTTATTGTAAAGTTAGTAAAATACAACAACAAGGAGGCATAGCTCCAGTGTACTGAACCTCAACGACAGTTGGTATAGATAAAAAGATACAACCAGTACAATACTCATAAACAAGTTGTGATACAGGCGAAGTATGGGGAGCGTACTCATAACAAAAATTGACAGTTGGGTAAAAACAGGACGGAATGACCACTGTAAAGAGTATACCTCCTAGTCGGGAGGAGCTAGACAGTTCACAAGTTAGATTGCCAGATCCAGGTGTTTAGCTGATTCGACCCCATGGCTCCCTGGTGACCTTGTAAAAGTAGGGATTACTAAAGAGGGGTGTAGGTAGGTTCTGTGGCTTAGATACTTCtagactggcaaaaaaaaaagggggggtcaggATGGGAGGAATGGGGGTGAGGAGGGGATAGGAAGTGTCAGGTCAAGGAGGGGCAGCACTACAGTCCATGTACTCTCCTCCCTAAGCCATTATTTCAGGCATCATGGCCACACCCAGGAGGACATAGCAGGTCCACTGCCAGATTTGCCAGGCCTTCACCTCATATACATGGAATGTAGCTATGTTCTCGTCATCCAGAGGAGATAAGGTTttggtatttatgtgtttttaactTTGTATAATAAAATTGTATACGTTTTGTATGACGTTTGTGTGTACCTTATATAGATATGTCAACACCAGATGGCCACCCTTGAATACCTCTCGGCATGGATAATATTTGACTTCCACTGCTGCTCAGACAGCCCCACAATATTTATGTGTATGCTAGAAGGTTTTGGTAGGCGACGGTCTTCTGAAAATGAGTCCAGCATGCCTATGTAGCTGTAAGTTTAGAATTTTTAGGCAgatgcagtctgctttctccactgtaggtggcactcgTCCGCAGTTGGAGAGatagtcaagaggaacatggcttCCCTGTGATTTCCTggatcactggggaagctatcccattGTATGCTGCTGCCCCAGGTGAATCATGCAGGCATCTTGGTTCaagcagagcatttttttttttttttttttagtttttattaaaggGTATGCAGCAGATACAATTAGAAGGTAACTTCGAAAAATTATGCAGTCAGTAGTTAACATCATTATCCCAACCAATACTCCATGATATGCTATGGAAGATTAAAGCATATATGTATGGTATAAGAAGAAAATAGTGTTCATAAAAGAATGTCGTAGCCCCTCCATTCAGTTTGCATTAGAGGCAATCTCACTTTTCTGAAGAAAAAGAGACCCACCAGGTTGCTGTGAGAAGTATATAATAGTGTGTATTGCTATGTTCTGCGCATaccactctttttttctttttttcttttggggggggggtggatacagGTAAAAGACAGGTATATACCAAGGTGAGAGAGAGAATGCTagggggggggatggagagagagggtgggggggggataaaaagaaaaaatagggggAGTGAGGGTGGGATGCAGGTGGGCGGGAGATGTGTCATCCCCCCGGGAGCCTGGGTCGTCAGGACCTGTCAGACAGCAGGATTCGCTGGCAAAAATCCTGGTTAAGCATATTGGAGAAATTAATCGGGATTAAGCAGGATTGAATCCAATAAAACCATCTGGTCTTATGTTCCTTCGCCTTATCTCGCAGATCCGAGGTCAAGTCTTCCATTTGCTCTATATCCTTCACCCTTGCGAACCATTGGGCCACTGTTGGCGCGGATTGTTGTTTCCATAAAGGTGGAATGCACTCTCGTGCAGCATTTAGGAGGTGTTTGAGTAGGGATTTATGATAACGTTTCCTTGATAAAGGAGTAAGGTTTAGTAGGACTGCGGCTGGGTTGTCCTGTAGCGAAATGTCAGTAAATGTATGTATGAGTTTAaggactggttcccaaaaagttttCAGCAcagggcattcccagaagatgtgcagGATAGTTCCCTGGTGAAGGCTGCAGTGCCAACAACAGTCCATTTGATTGGGGAATATCTTTGCCAGGACtgatggggttctataccatcgtgTAGTTATTTTGTATGTGGTCTCCTGGTATTTGCTACTTCTGTGCAAAGAAGAGTATGCGTTCCTTTTGAGGTTCCGAAAATGTAACTCCCAAGTCCCTCTCCCATTTTGCCAGGTACGGGGGATCCTTATCGGAATGGAGTTCCAGCAAAGATTTGTAGGCGGTAGAGAGAGAGCCCCGAATTGGCCCTCCCCCAGACATAGTTCCTCAAAAGAGTGTAGTTCTCGGATAAATAGCGCTGGTTTAGGCAGTGAGCCAAGAAAGTGTGAGAGCTGATTAGTCCTCCACTGATCCAATGTTAGGAGAACTCGTCCAGAGAGCACATTCTCTGCCGAGAACCAGCTGGAAGACTGTAAAAATTGGGAAGCCCTCAGGAGCCTCTGTGGGGCTTGCGAATGGAAAGCTGGGTCAATGAGGCTGGGTTTGAACCCTGGATGTCCAACAAGTGGTGTTATTGGTGAAGGGAAATTGCTCAGTGAGGATAGACGAAAAAATCTATCCATTTCCGCTAGAGTAGGGCCAATCAAAGGATGAGCTGTCAGAAGGTTAGTGTGGATTTTCTCTACCAACGGTAAGCCAGCGAGTGGAGCATGGGCAGCTTTCTGTTCTAGCGTTATCCACAATTTCGTGTCGCTATGTCTGCACCAGTCAACAACCCTGGCCATATGTGTCGCAGTGTAATACAGAGCAGGATCCGGTAATCCGATACCGCCTCTGAGCTTGGGTCTTAACAACAGCATTCAAGCTGAGCCTTTTAAAAAAATGCTGTTTCTCAGGTTTGGTGCACatttgcgagttggtagagtaggaACAGTTACCCCATCTGGTAGGGACATAACTAGCGGCAGGAAAAGGATCCTGAAGGGGAGGGAAAGTGTAGGGTTTGCTGCTTCTCTGGACAGAAGATGTCTTGGGCACAAGACAGCCACGCCGCATTCTACCACTCCTAACAGGCGCAGTTCAGTTGAAAACGGTTCACTACACCCTGTTGGACCTGTGAGTGTTCCTGGCTTGGCTGCTTCATTTGTAAATTGTCTTTACATTGTTTCACTACAAGTTCTTTCACTGCACTGGGACTGTGTGTCTTATTGCCGCTGTGCCATGCTGCACCTAACCTACAAGTTTGTCTTGGGATATAtggatcagttcttccatctcagCGATACTATGAATTTTCCGGAGCCACTCTCTCTTGGAAGGGTTACATTTCTATCTTCAGTGCATTGGCACACAAAGCTTGGCTGCATTTATCATGTGCATGGCTAGGAATTTGCGATAAAGCCTATCTGATACTGTTGGTTCTTCAAATTTCTAATATATGTACTGGATCCCCTTCCggaaaataaaatccaaaaataccCCCCCCGAAATAACACCCTTGAAGTAAACTTCTGTCATTAGACAAGTACCACcaacctaaacattgttggtgaccaagtacaccctTTCGTGGAAACGGTATTTCCTGAtgtcagtggcctctttcagcaggaaaatgcaccctgccacactgcaaagaatggtttgaggaacacaacaacgagtttgaggtgttgacttaggCTCCAAATTCTccacatctcaatccaatcgagTACCTGTGGGATATActagaaaaacaagtccgatccatggaggctccACCTCACAATTTACAGGGCTTAAAGCAacggtctcaaactggcggccctccagctgttgcgaaactacaagtcccatcatgcctctgcctgtgggagtcatgcttgtgactgtcagccttgcaatgcatcaagggacttgtagtttcgcaacagctggagggccgtcagtttgagactcctggcttaaaggatctgctacttacggcttggtgccagataccacagcatactttcagaggtctagtggagtccatagcTCAATGAGTCAgga
It contains:
- the LOC141105070 gene encoding uncharacterized protein isoform X2, whose translation is MTTSVKMDGDQTHVTEGILNLTLEIIYLLTGEDYKIVKKISGDPLTPSSHLHRTNCITVPSPHCLTTEVTSAKKILEVTKKITELLTGEVPIRCQDVTVYFSMEEWEYLEGHKDLYKDVMMENQPPLTSPDGSSNGNPPERCPRPLYSRDSTREDETITHHHQVEELKDIKIEDKEESEETSVSGDQRSMEEGGPLYSWDFIKEDHSYTHHDQVDGGLRQRNYKGEELKEIKAEVKEEEEETLVSADQQSMQEGERIVESNQEESSLLTDTNGHYVPNRKSSEGHFILSPYYNAENGDIAQYSPEVNLNTQSTHNRPYPLERSMDPSNPEESSGQSHTVTPDILLGSHRTDTSTDPSNLNESSLGHEGSHTGESSLSPLEYKKSPNECRIFVKKKRNQKTEHPFSCSACGKSFPVKADFLIHQRIHTGERPFSCSECGKCFISKELLRKHKRIHTSEGPFSCSECGKCFNMKGYLLKHQRIHTTERPFSCAECGRSFTMKGDLQKHRIVHTGERPFSCSECKKCFYRKADLLIHQRTHTDERPFSCTECGKCFLAKGHLYNHQRVHMGERPFSCLECGERFFTKGKLLEHQRSDAAQHSLSCSECGKCFFRKMDLHVHQRSHTAERPFSCAECGKCYNRKGDLNTHRRIHTCEPFSCAVCGKCFTVKDSLHAHQKIHTGERPFSCSECRKCFIRKGDLRRHQRSHTGERPYSCSECEKSFTQQGSLVIHQRIHTGERPYSCSKCGRCFTHKGNLTKHERTHVHADCT
- the LOC141105070 gene encoding uncharacterized protein isoform X1 yields the protein MTTSVKMDGDQTHVTEGILNLTLEIIYLLTGEDYKIVKKISGDPLTPSSHLHRTNCITVPSPHCLTTEVTSAKKILEVTKKITELLTGEVPIRCQDVTVYFSMEEWEYLEGHKDLYKDVMMENQPPLTSPDGSSNGNPPERCPRPLYSRDSTREDETITHHHQVDGTEQVEELKDIKIEDKEESEETSVSGDQRSMEEGGPLYSWDFIKEDHSYTHHDQVDGGLRQRNYKGEELKEIKAEVKEEEEETLVSADQQSMQEGERIVESNQEESSLLTDTNGHYVPNRKSSEGHFILSPYYNAENGDIAQYSPEVNLNTQSTHNRPYPLERSMDPSNPEESSGQSHTVTPDILLGSHRTDTSTDPSNLNESSLGHEGSHTGESSLSPLEYKKSPNECRIFVKKKRNQKTEHPFSCSACGKSFPVKADFLIHQRIHTGERPFSCSECGKCFISKELLRKHKRIHTSEGPFSCSECGKCFNMKGYLLKHQRIHTTERPFSCAECGRSFTMKGDLQKHRIVHTGERPFSCSECKKCFYRKADLLIHQRTHTDERPFSCTECGKCFLAKGHLYNHQRVHMGERPFSCLECGERFFTKGKLLEHQRSDAAQHSLSCSECGKCFFRKMDLHVHQRSHTAERPFSCAECGKCYNRKGDLNTHRRIHTCEPFSCAVCGKCFTVKDSLHAHQKIHTGERPFSCSECRKCFIRKGDLRRHQRSHTGERPYSCSECEKSFTQQGSLVIHQRIHTGERPYSCSKCGRCFTHKGNLTKHERTHVHADCT
- the LOC141105070 gene encoding uncharacterized protein isoform X4 — protein: MTTSVKMDGDQTHVTEGILNLTLEIIYLLTGEDYKIVKKISGDPLTPSSHLHRTNCITVPSPHCLTTEVTSAKKILEVTKKITELLTGEVPIRCQDVTVYFSMEEWEYLEGHKDLYKDVMMENQPPLTSPDGSSNGNPPERCPRPLYSRDSTREDETITHHHQVEELKDIKIEDKEESEETSVSGDQRSMEEGGPLYSWDFIKEDHSYTHHDQGEELKEIKAEVKEEEEETLVSADQQSMQEGERIVESNQEESSLLTDTNGHYVPNRKSSEGHFILSPYYNAENGDIAQYSPEVNLNTQSTHNRPYPLERSMDPSNPEESSGQSHTVTPDILLGSHRTDTSTDPSNLNESSLGHEGSHTGESSLSPLEYKKSPNECRIFVKKKRNQKTEHPFSCSACGKSFPVKADFLIHQRIHTGERPFSCSECGKCFISKELLRKHKRIHTSEGPFSCSECGKCFNMKGYLLKHQRIHTTERPFSCAECGRSFTMKGDLQKHRIVHTGERPFSCSECKKCFYRKADLLIHQRTHTDERPFSCTECGKCFLAKGHLYNHQRVHMGERPFSCLECGERFFTKGKLLEHQRSDAAQHSLSCSECGKCFFRKMDLHVHQRSHTAERPFSCAECGKCYNRKGDLNTHRRIHTCEPFSCAVCGKCFTVKDSLHAHQKIHTGERPFSCSECRKCFIRKGDLRRHQRSHTGERPYSCSECEKSFTQQGSLVIHQRIHTGERPYSCSKCGRCFTHKGNLTKHERTHVHADCT
- the LOC141105070 gene encoding uncharacterized protein isoform X3: MTTSVKMDGDQTHVTEGILNLTLEIIYLLTGEDYKIVKKISGDPLTPSSHLHRTNCITVPSPHCLTTEVTSAKKILEVTKKITELLTGEVPIRCQDVTVYFSMEEWEYLEGHKDLYKDVMMENQPPLTSPDGSSNGNPPERCPRPLYSRDSTREDETITHHHQVDGTEQVEELKDIKIEDKEESEETSVSGDQRSMEEGGPLYSWDFIKEDHSYTHHDQGEELKEIKAEVKEEEEETLVSADQQSMQEGERIVESNQEESSLLTDTNGHYVPNRKSSEGHFILSPYYNAENGDIAQYSPEVNLNTQSTHNRPYPLERSMDPSNPEESSGQSHTVTPDILLGSHRTDTSTDPSNLNESSLGHEGSHTGESSLSPLEYKKSPNECRIFVKKKRNQKTEHPFSCSACGKSFPVKADFLIHQRIHTGERPFSCSECGKCFISKELLRKHKRIHTSEGPFSCSECGKCFNMKGYLLKHQRIHTTERPFSCAECGRSFTMKGDLQKHRIVHTGERPFSCSECKKCFYRKADLLIHQRTHTDERPFSCTECGKCFLAKGHLYNHQRVHMGERPFSCLECGERFFTKGKLLEHQRSDAAQHSLSCSECGKCFFRKMDLHVHQRSHTAERPFSCAECGKCYNRKGDLNTHRRIHTCEPFSCAVCGKCFTVKDSLHAHQKIHTGERPFSCSECRKCFIRKGDLRRHQRSHTGERPYSCSECEKSFTQQGSLVIHQRIHTGERPYSCSKCGRCFTHKGNLTKHERTHVHADCT